The window TCACTTCCACAATGTGTTAAATTCACATGGAACACAAGAATTTCAGTTATTTTCCAGACTGATCTTACATCCACAGACTTAATACAATAATAATTGAATACCTTAATTGATTCTCTAGAAGGTTTTCTGGATATGTCATGTAAACTACCATGTCATCAgtaaatacatttattttatattttatttattttaaatatatattgtcTATCTTTTTTTCCATATGGAGCTTAAGGTGGCTTACAAACatagataaaatggaataaaatacaTCAAAAACATAACATTTAAAATCACTACTCAGAACTCCTATTGAATTTAACCAAATGAAGAgttgaataaaactgtcttcaactgcctccgAAAGATCGGAAGTGAGGGGACCAGGTATGCTTCCCTGGAGAGGTTGTTCTGGAATTGTGAGACTGCCACttaaaaggccctctctcatgtaccCAACAAGgaagcttctttgattgatgggacagtcaggagggtctcttcctgtgatcttaattcctgggcagaaACATATGGGGGAAGACAGTCCTTCTGGTCCCAGGTTATGTAGGGCTTTAATCTTCAAAACCAACAACTTGGTGTGATTCCTTGAACTGAGTGATCCCTTACAGCCACTCCCTGAATCTTAGTATCTTGTTGAATATATCTGGCCATAGGTTCTCACAAAATCACAAATAATAATACCGACGAAGGACAGCCTTGCTTAGTTTCATGGCATAATTTTCTTAGTAAGTTGTCCATTGATGATCATTTTCACAGAACACATTCAATATATTATAATTATCCAGTCCTTAAAAACGCCGTTGAAACCAAAGTTCTCCAAGCAAAGGTTTTCTTCCAGCCCATCAAGGGTTTATTCAGTGTCTAATGACAAAATGgccttgacctggataacccagactAACCtagtcttgtcagatttcagaagctaagcatagCTGGCTTtttctagtatttggatgggagaccttcttggaatatgAGGGTCacaatgtagaggcaggcaatggcaaatcaccatggatgtctcttgccttgaaaaccatatggggtcatcataaatcagctgtgacttgagggcaaaaaaagataaaatgatgGTTGGAAttttcttcactttgacatttATTAACATTTATTGATATTCAATATTTCTCATATGTTGCCTATCAGAAATTGGTCAAATGAAAAGTGTCTGATGGTAGATTTTAATCTGTTTGATTTAATATATTTGATAGATTTAAATCTTTCCCTGTTTTGAGAATCAGTACAATTTTGCTTTCAATCCGTCTTCTAGGTAACATTTTTGATTCAAATATTAAAAGCCATTGTTAAGGGCCATGCAATTACGTAGGTCTACAAAGCACTGATAAAGCCCATCAATAATTGGAGctttattctttttaaaactgttttatggCTAGATCTACCTTTTCTCCTGCAATCTCTGTGTCCAATTTACCCATATTCTTGGATGATAATTTTGGAAGATTTCTTTTctaaacaaaagcaaaaacaaaaaaccccaccttTTGCTTTAGGTCATGGAGACGTAAATAATTCCTTGTAACATTGAACAAATTCTTACTGAATTTTATTATTATCTGCAGTAAATTTTCCTTCTCTCTTAACCGATTCTAGTATTTCTCACTTTTTTCTTAATTAGTCTATAGGACAACAGTTTCCCTGCTgtgtcacttttaaaaaaaattaagattgtGCTCCACTCAAATGGCATTTAAAGTGATGTAGCATCCTGACCCATGCCTGTTTTAGTTTGGGGTTAATTCGTATCAGGATAATGGCATGTCCAGAGCGACAAATAACACTCATATTGTTAAACAGCATAGATGGCCAAGTGTGCTTCTTATTACTCAAGGTTAGTATTGCTTGCAAAGTAATTGCTAGAAAACCAAACAGATATAGAACAATGAAGGAAACTTGAACTTTAATGGCAGTCAGGTGAACTTGCGTGTTGAAATCCTTGACACCAGTTCCATTGTGTTGCATATGTCTTGTGTGCTTCCACATAGACGTTATTAGCAGGATGGATGATGACAAAAATATCAGAAAAGGAATGGAATCTGGGGCAGTAGCTAGAATATCCATGCTTCTACAGGAGTCAACCATTTTAGTTTTTGAATCATTGGTGCTCAAAAATGATTTGTAGGGGTTGCATTTGGACAAATCATTGTTCAAGCCTGCAAGTACAGTAATTGTCATGATAGCAGAGAAGAtgattgagcccagaagcaaccaCGGTATAAGTCTAGAGATTCTTTGCTTCATTTGGAGGAAAATAGGGTGGGAGAACATGGAGATCTTTGCAAAGTAGAAAACACTTAGCCAGGTTGCAATCCAGATACTAGCAGTGTTTGTAAAAATCCAGACGATGGGAAGCAGTAAATACATGACATTCCAAATATGATTGCTTGGATAAAAGAAATGCAGAATTTCTTCCAGAATCACTACCATCAGCCACACAAGTCTGGACAAGCCAAGACAGGTCAGGATCAGGTCAGCTGGGGATAGTTTCCAGCTTTTGAACCAGTCAATGCAATTGGTTAGGACAATAAATCCATTTCCTACCATTCCAACGAGGGTTTCAATAGCCAGAAGTATAAAACAAATTAATGTGAATAACGGAGCTTCCATATTTCTGAGTACAAAAGTTCTTCTGCAGTAATGCTCACTCTTTTCCTGATTATGTCCTTTCACAAGGCAATTCTACGACCTTCAGTGAAAAACAACTGGAGAGGCAGGAGCTATTTTCCAGTGTAGACTCATTTGAGAGGCAAATCTTTCCAAAAAAGGACTGGGTTCTGACATATATATCCTGTTCTAATATTTCGTATTTGCACATTTTGCAGAGATGCTAAAAACTATCTTTGCATCTGTTTTCACAAATCATGATGCACTATTCTTTTGGGATTTGttgatttaaaattatttttttttacggATCAATCtgtaattaattattattaattatcatTTTACTGCATTCTGCAGCAGATATCATTTCTCATGTCTTCAAGGGCAACCTAATGTAGCATGTATTACAGAAAACCTGTCATTAGATTACAAAATCATGGATTATTGTGAATAAATCAAGGAAAGGAGGAAATTGGTGATCTAAATGCACCTGTTGGAAGGCTCCTGCTTTTCAACCAGCAAGGCTGCGTTCATGAGTACCCTCAAACTCTTAACCTCAGGGTCGGCTCACCCATTAGGCAAATTAGACATTTGCCTAGTGTGCCAGCAGAGTGGGGGCGCCAaattcagccctcccccccccagcctcctcctgcctcccttcctcacaatttcAAAGCTCGGGAAGGGATGTTGGAGCACTGCActccctgggctctttaaagcgCCCCCGCttatcagctgattggcgggtaaaacTGCACTGGAGGCTTGCAGCTCCTATACTGCCCCTCTGGTGCAATCTTGATCAGTgcagggttgagggggcaggccagcagcagtgggaaggatgaGCGAGATGCTGAAAGAGCGGCCACCACTACctctttttcccttcctttccctgcaatccaggggaaggaaagggggaagaggcagcagctgtgaCTGCTCTTTCGATGGCTCACTCGTCCTTctggccactgctgccccctcaatCTCACACTGATCATGATTGCACcagagggccagcataggagctgtGAGCCTCCACCGCtgttttacccactgatcagctgatcagtgtggGAGGGCTTTTAAAGAGCCTGGGTAGTGCAGAACTCCACTGCCCCTTTTTGAGCATTGAAATtttgaggaagggagagaagaggaggtgctgcagaggggtggggggtggtgccatggtggggggcaggggatggcaaggttgcctggggcgccatgtgccccagggctggccctgcttaaccTGCTCTGCAGTTTCCACCACAAGTGATCCAAAGCAAAGTATCAGCATCCTGACCAGTATTACCCTTGTCTTGTTTGGATTCTTAGGATGTTCTGCCTTAGTTACATGACCACAGATTCAAagtgctggatcagagcagagtCAGATGCACCTGCAGGCTTACATAATGAAATGTATAATGTACTGGGTCCCAATACATAACAAAATACAAGCTGATTGTCACCTCCATCTTGATGACGTTCAGCTGCAGGACAAATCACAAGGAGCTCATTCTGCTCCTGTGGTCAGACAAAAACATTGAAACAATTATGAGATATTGCTTCTGTGGCAGAatgtgcctgctctggcctgcaggtgctattccaccctgccctcctaggtttttctcaacacctggagaggcttttcttccactcttgggtaGCCCACCAGCTCCTCCTGAACTTTGTATAGAATTGCGCACTGGGAGGGCCAGACTCACTGAGAGATGAAGCTTTTCTAAGTGTCATGAAAGGGAACTTTTGTAGTCAGTTTACTATACCCCCATGCCTTAGAACTCGGGGCAGCATAGGCTAATGCAGATATCTAACATAAATGGGCCTTTAAGTGATGTGCAATCAGCTCAGGTAGTTCTATTCAGACATGCAGGGCTTCTGTTCATTCCTCACCAGACACAACCATGGAGGAACCTGATCGTTAGGTAAACTGTTCTAATGCATCTAGGTGAATTTGGATATGTTTGCTTGGATGATTACAACAGTCAAATAATTAGGTTTTTTCAACACTACATCGTCCATCTATTGCTGCCAACTCCTATATCCATTTCCTTAAAAAGACTCTGAATATTCAGTAAGTATGTGTAAGTAAATTTGAATGTTATGAAGTGCACGTGTATATTTTATCATGTCTATATGGTGTGCTTTATAACATTTGTAAAAATAATGGTTACATCTCAAATATACTCGCTTTATTTCAGAACTGATTATAAATGGCTTCATAAAATTATTATATGCATACATGGGCAAGAAATTATTAGTAAAAATGACAAATAAAGAAATTATTCAGTAAAAATCTGCAAGAGTATTACTGACAGAAATTCTGTTACGATGTAATATCCAATTGTTTTGTATTATTGCAATTAATAATATATTACAcacaaaaattttaaatactgtgatttttttttgcattttaataAAGAATTTTCAGTGATATATTAATATTTATCCTTGCAGTTTCAAAATCTGCCAGCTATAAGAGAAGATACCAATCTGGAAGAGTAAAATGGAAGAAGAAAGATCTTAGAGAAAGGTTTAATAATATCAACAAGTTCCTTGCTAAAATTTGTGATGGCAGCTCAATCTGCTCTCTAATTGGTGCTACAAATTCTAAAGAAAATAACATCAATGAACAATGAAAAGAGAAGGACCCTGTCAAAAATACAAATTCTATTAGAGCAAATTCTCAAAAAACAAATTCAGATTCTAAAGAAAGTAACCTTGAACAACAGGAAAACTAGGGGTGTATATTTGTTTTAATTGGTATTCAACTtctccctggataaaatggttgctttgttaagatggccctgtggcgcagagtggtaaagcagcagtactgcagtactgtggtctgaactctctgctcacgacctgagtttgattccggtggaagctggattcaggtagccggctcaaggttgactcagccttccatccttctgaggtcaataaaatgagtatccagcttgctggggggaaagtgtaggtgactgaggaaggcaatggcaaaccaccccgtaaaaactctgctgtgaaaacattgtgaaagcaacgtcaccccagagtcggaaaccactggtgtttacacaggggacctttcctttccttgtaagatggactgcatggcattctACCTGACTGGAGTTCCTCCCCTTCCTAAATCCCACTCTCCCAGGCTTCACTTTTCAATATCCAAAGATtcccaaacccagagttggcaagctTAGTCCCACAATCTCCAGCCAGATGTGTGCCTTGCAAATTCTGGCAACTCTCCTCTATCGTGATTATAATCCTGCTTCAGCTCCTGTTTGTACCATACAGGGTTTTTTCCATCAGGAAGGCTTCTAGTCCCAGATCTTGACCAAGGGCACAGGGTATTTTCTACTCGAGTCAGCATTGACAATAAGCCCCTTCCCCCAAAACGGCACATTCCCTGGCCTATGAGCAGACACCCCTCCCTTGTTCCTAGACTTTGGGGCCTCCAGGCAATCTGGCAAACCTGTTAGGATTACCAGGTCCCACTGGCTACTTGTGGGGAATGGAGAGATCTaggtgggaaactcctagagattttgggatgAAGCctaggaaggacagggacctcagtggggtaaaataTCTTAGAGtccatcacttctgggtggcatcatCATATAGCCTTTCAGGCAAGTTGGGGGCAGGATTTCCCCTGCTGGTCAGGTGGCTGCTGGTGGAGAACTGTTCCCCCAAACCAggtgggggtctggcaaccctagcccaagtCCCCCTCTTGGACTCCTTCCTAAAGCTTTTTCTCAGATCTGCCTCCCTTTGTAACCCTTTCCTTATGTCTCCTGTCTTCTCTAGCTTTGCCCCTTTCTTGGGTCTCTGCCTGCTCCTTTCCAAGGCCTTCCAAGAAGATCCAGAAATACGGATAGTCACGGCCAGTCCTATTGTAATAATAACTATCAATTTCATTCTGGCAACTACTTCCAGCATGGAAGCAGGGCCTTCTTTAATAGCTATTGGCAGCACAGGGAAAATTCTTTCAAAATGGTGCATGTTGCTCTGTCATGTCTTTGATCAGTTCTCCACACAACATCGGTATCTAGCCAAGCAAACAGGGACAAAAGGGATGCAATTACTATGTAGAGTAGAAAGTAAGAAAGGCTACTGGGAAAACCTTGAGGACAGTCTCTAACATGGTATACCCCTGCTTTTCTGCCTTGCAAGGCATTTTTGCCATACCCTTCCCTAGGATCAGGAAAGCCGTACAGACTATCTGTTTTCTCTCTGACATTAGGACAGTTTAACCAATGATTGACAGAGGTTTCAGCATTGCTACTTTCAAGATATATAGGGAAGGAGTCAGGGATTTTGTAAAGCTCAACAAAATCTCTGTGGGATTATCATTGCTTCATGCTCACCATCAGAGCATGGGAGCCCATTAAAATGGAAAGCTTCAGGCAGACTGATAGGCATGATGCCCACATTGGAGGGGGCATGATTATGACCCAGATCAGCATCAGTTCCaatcaggactggatctacatattttttgagtgggagcaaaattaaaaaattgcacccccttatgggccattatatcctatggtcccatagaatacaatggactccatacccaattttttgcccccccccatcagtgcCTGGGGAAAGCACCCTCCTCTGCccaccctagatctggccctggttccgttccaatccaatccaatccaagccaagccaagtcaAGCCAAGCCACAtacttttattggcatagaaatataaagtacagcatagcaaatttacataaAGTTTCatttataaaaaccagtcaaacatcaaggaGGGGAGCTAATCTTTTGCTCCTTGATTGTTGTGGCAgtcaaaaggtactttgcaactagacATGTGataagggaacattggtcagatagtagaaagaAAACTAATTTCATCTCAGATAATCCATAAAGGTTAGActgaataggtttgattatacagtcctccacttccccataaaaatcacagtgaagtaagacaAGGGCGATCGTTtcgtgccttccattacatgggcagcaTCAGTTAGTACATCCCAGCTCAACCCATTTCCTTGGATGTGCTGTCTTTATTTCGGGTATAAGCAGAAAAATTGTTTATGCCAAACAAGTCCAGGATTCCAACACTGAATTTATTGATGGCTGCTAGAATCTTGGTCACTCCATTGGGGAAAAAACCTCCAAAACTAACAGTTGAGATTGGTGAAGAAAAGTTTGGTATGTCATACAAATGAATCCTTATCTATGGGGAGGGGAGTGTATACACAAGAAACTTCTATCCCAAAGAACAGTTCCTCCGAAATAGTCGCGAAGCACTTCAGGGCATGTGATGAATTCATAGATCTACTGGAGTCTAAGGTATTAGCACAACTAAAATCAGAATTAAAAGATGCCAAATATTACAGAATCAGTATACATTCAACCCCTGATATTAGCCACACAGATCAATTAGCAACAGTTCTTTGTTATGTGCTTAAAAATGGAGAGGTGATCGGAAAATTTCTTAAATTTGTTTCTATTGAGCAGCATGATGGAAAATATTTATTTGATGTTTTATGTGACACTCTCAAACAATatgatataaatatttttaaaaatgtaggtcCCAGTCATACAACAATGCCAGCAATAGGAGTGATACATTGGCATGCAAGCAAGATCGTGTGAAGTTAACAGTTTAGCCAAATGGATTCTTTGCATCACTCACAGTTTGAATTTGGTTGGTGTAGCTGCAGCAGAGTGTTAACCTCTTGGGCAACCACACAGCATTCAGAGTTGTAGGTTCCCAAAGCTATATGCACACAAGAAACCAGACCTTGCTAAAATAGATGAAGTTTTACTAAATAGAATAAAGGACAGAATAATACTAGGCAACACAGTCGCTACAATCTTGCAGCATAAAAATAAGAAAGCTAACTTATCTATCTAATGCATCAATACCTGGTATTAGATGGCACAACTTTAAAGTATCAAAGTCCAGGCTAGAGGTTCAAGCTTTTTCTGCGTAGCCATCCATAGCATAGTCAGAGCCACTCTCCTCTGGAATCATAAAGTTAATATGGCTTCCCTCTTGTCTATGGCTGAATTGTCTATGGCTTCCCTCTTGTCTTTTGCCATCTGACATCAGGTGGTCTTTCGAATCCAATCAGGGCATTTGCTCACTGGAACTCTCTAGAGGATTATGACATCACTCCTGTCTCCCCTTTCCATGCAGTTGACCATGGGTTACTCTGACAAGTCAATTACCACATTTTTGAATCCggccttgaaagagataaggCTGGTGTAGACAAGGAGGCCCAGTTATAGGCACCCACAAGCCAGAGAAAGTCTACTAatattcacattaacccttgggaGAAAACAGGGGTCTATATCTCACACAGATGGTTGCACGGATGCATCCTACAAACAATTTATACATTCTTTGCTGCCTCAGCACGAAGATGGACGAAATTaaaggagatgaagaagaaagaTTTAAATATTGTGCACAGCTTATCTGAAACGATGTGGTCAGCCACTAAAGCTTTTAATGAAAACTATATTGGAATTCATCAAGCTTTATTGAGTATAATTGAATGTGAGTGACAGCCATCTGCTACAGTTCATAAAGCAAAGGCTCTTTTGAAAAAGCATTCTCCATAAAATTCATATAATTAGTACAGCTTTACAGCAGCCCAGCACTGAATAAAGCACAATAATAACTCTTTACGACAGCCTTCTGTCTAATTTGCATACTATAGAAGATAAGTTTCACAAATTTGAGGATTTAGCAAAGAAGACTTACACCAGAATCTGAAATCATAGAAGATTAGtaaaaattaaattatttatGATGAAGTTAAAATTAACAGTGAAACTGGTAAAAGCGTAAATTTAAATTCAAAAGCTTCAGACAAATTCAGAACTCTGGTTTTAATATTATTATAAACAGGTTAATAACAAAATTGAGGAAAAGACTAGCTGCCTCTGAATTACTACATCTGGTTTAATTTTTTCTAGTTGACAGATCTATGCTTGAAGATGGAATTGTTTCTATAGAAAAAGCACTGGTTGAAATATACCCTACAGATTTCTGTTTGGGGCCAAATGGAATAGATTTTTCTGGGCCTTAAACATCACAATTTTTTCTGaggtgagaaaaaaattaaaacattttcttcatCTCTAaaagttttctcttttttaatgtttttaaaaattcacgGGCCCCTAAAGAATTGTGGCCCATAGACATGGTGCCTACTGTGTGTAATTGATAAGTCAGCCTTGGTTGCAGGGTATGGAAAATAATGTTCAATGGAAGAAAAATGGCAAGAGTGGGACAGCCGGCTCGAGAGCAGGAAAGGTGGTATGATAGTGGGAAAGCCAGCACGAGAACAGGAAAGGTGGTGTGAGAGCA is drawn from Heteronotia binoei isolate CCM8104 ecotype False Entrance Well chromosome 4, APGP_CSIRO_Hbin_v1, whole genome shotgun sequence and contains these coding sequences:
- the LOC132570052 gene encoding taste receptor type 2 member 7-like yields the protein MVGNGFIVLTNCIDWFKSWKLSPADLILTCLGLSRLVWLMVVILEEILHFFYPSNHIWNVMYLLLPIVWIFTNTASIWIATWLSVFYFAKISMFSHPIFLQMKQRISRLIPWLLLGSIIFSAIMTITVLAGLNNDLSKCNPYKSFLSTNDSKTKMVDSCRSMDILATAPDSIPFLIFLSSSILLITSMWKHTRHMQHNGTGVKDFNTQVHLTAIKVQVSFIVLYLFGFLAITLQAILTLKKKSSKIIIQEYG